A stretch of the Flavobacterium sp. 5 genome encodes the following:
- a CDS encoding IS982 family transposase, translating to MNCELEFKSGIGRKDKMSDLEVVALSLTAEFMSIDSENSLFKQLNSNEIPNLIERSQFNKRRRKLFLFSEEIRIKLASYFLDFEDYFIVDSMPLEICKFSRHNRIKICKNEFETAPTKGFCASQNSWFYGYKLHGVCSITGVFHSLDITKAEVHDVNFLKNIKQQMSDCVILGDRGYLSETIQLDLFQTVNIKLETPKRINQKNYKPQPYIFRKSRKRIETLFSQLCDQFLIRRNYAKTFEGFKTRILAKIASLTLIQYVNKFIFDRPINNIKNQII from the coding sequence TTGAATTGTGAATTAGAATTCAAATCAGGTATCGGAAGAAAAGATAAAATGTCTGATTTAGAAGTTGTTGCATTGAGTTTAACCGCTGAATTTATGTCAATTGACAGCGAAAATTCACTTTTCAAACAGCTAAATTCTAATGAAATTCCAAATCTAATAGAACGAAGTCAATTCAATAAAAGAAGGAGGAAATTGTTTTTATTTTCTGAAGAAATTAGAATTAAACTAGCATCTTATTTTCTTGATTTTGAAGATTATTTTATTGTGGATAGCATGCCATTAGAAATCTGTAAATTTTCTCGTCATAACCGAATCAAAATCTGTAAAAATGAATTTGAAACTGCACCTACAAAAGGATTTTGTGCTTCTCAAAACAGCTGGTTTTATGGTTATAAACTTCATGGAGTTTGTTCAATTACTGGAGTTTTTCATTCATTAGATATTACAAAAGCAGAAGTTCATGATGTAAATTTTTTAAAAAACATAAAACAACAAATGTCTGATTGTGTGATTCTTGGGGATAGAGGATATCTGTCAGAAACGATTCAATTGGATTTATTTCAAACAGTAAATATCAAATTGGAAACACCAAAACGAATTAATCAAAAAAATTATAAACCACAACCGTATATTTTTAGAAAATCAAGAAAAAGAATCGAAACATTATTTTCTCAATTATGCGACCAATTTTTAATCAGAAGAAATTATGCAAAAACTTTTGAAGGATTTAAAACTAGAATATTGGCAAAAATAGCATCATTAACATTAATACAATATGTCAATAAATTTATATTTGACAGACCAATAAATAATATTAAAAATCAAATAATTTAA
- a CDS encoding TMEM143 family protein: MTRDHYIPFNKEFLLEQQLATFSDDPKKVEDFKKLFDIIEHYYHYEAFNLNQSLKKNYALFDPDLSKHEKEGFIGKSDFSVFKKTLQKVLDHSNYTRVNQDTLDVAFKNSDLIGLDLAIDFNAFKDYEVYVRGEHKAKEKIKKYFFWKKEIEIEYYDRVMIYLNYNDADYLKEKKVKLKNIPIEPGSIVLKIFKRVPKNDLETIFPNAIPMMSTTDKLLLWVPAIFGGVSLLSAKVIPALIGMYGAYKSGEAIDFLNSKTSLNQGLIALGILSAYLFRQYNNYVNKKIRYSKMLSDSLYFKNLGNNSGAFYSLLNSSEEEVLKETILVYAFLNRSETPLSAEELDHQIESWFSSELNTNLDFDVKDALSKLQHIGLGVETNGKWEVVSLDKSLIQIDTLWDNVFEYNQG, from the coding sequence ATGACACGAGACCATTACATTCCCTTCAATAAGGAATTCTTACTCGAGCAACAACTGGCAACCTTCTCTGATGACCCAAAAAAGGTTGAAGATTTTAAAAAGCTATTCGATATCATCGAACATTATTACCATTACGAAGCTTTTAATCTCAATCAGAGTCTAAAGAAAAACTATGCCTTATTTGATCCAGATTTAAGCAAACATGAAAAAGAAGGATTCATAGGTAAAAGTGATTTTTCAGTATTTAAAAAAACACTTCAAAAAGTTCTTGATCACAGTAATTATACTCGTGTAAATCAAGATACTTTGGATGTTGCATTCAAAAATTCAGATTTAATTGGTTTAGATTTAGCAATAGACTTTAATGCTTTTAAAGATTACGAAGTCTATGTTCGTGGTGAACACAAGGCCAAAGAAAAGATAAAAAAATACTTCTTTTGGAAAAAAGAAATAGAAATTGAGTACTACGATCGGGTTATGATTTATCTAAATTATAACGACGCTGATTATCTCAAAGAGAAAAAAGTAAAACTAAAAAACATCCCTATTGAACCTGGCTCAATAGTATTAAAAATATTTAAACGCGTACCTAAAAATGACTTAGAAACGATATTTCCAAATGCTATCCCTATGATGTCAACTACAGATAAGTTGCTTTTATGGGTGCCTGCTATTTTTGGGGGAGTATCGTTATTAAGTGCTAAAGTAATTCCCGCATTAATAGGTATGTACGGTGCTTATAAGTCAGGTGAAGCTATTGATTTCTTAAATAGTAAAACCTCATTAAATCAAGGCTTAATTGCGTTAGGGATATTGTCTGCCTACTTATTTCGTCAGTATAATAACTATGTAAATAAAAAGATTAGATATTCTAAAATGCTTTCTGATAGTCTTTATTTCAAAAACTTAGGAAATAACAGTGGAGCATTTTATTCCTTATTAAACTCTTCGGAAGAAGAAGTGCTCAAAGAAACTATTTTAGTATATGCTTTTTTAAACAGAAGTGAAACTCCTTTATCTGCTGAAGAACTGGATCATCAAATTGAGTCTTGGTTCTCATCAGAATTAAATACAAACCTTGATTTTGACGTAAAAGATGCTTTATCAAAATTGCAGCATATTGGACTAGGTGTAGAAACTAATGGTAAGTGGGAGGTTGTTTCTTTAGATAAATCACTTATACAAATTGACACACTGTGGGACAACGTTTTTGAGTATAATCAAGGATAA
- the gldG gene encoding gliding motility-associated ABC transporter substrate-binding protein GldG: MKAFNIKNAKSLLITVAIVFILNIISNFFFHRFDLTQDHRYTLSPTTLRIIKEVKAPLSIKVYLQGELPAEFKRLQQESKQLLEEFQAYNSNIIIEFVDPLENKDESMDKIKELYRKGLTPINITVDDKGKQSQSMVFPWAIAVYNNKEVNIPLLKNIMGTNTTQKVIGSVQHLEYSISDGINKISKGKQKKVAIIKGNGELQERHIAKFLMQVRESYFIGPFTLDSVAKDPTGTLKSLQNYDLAVIAKPTEAFTDEEKLVLDQFIINGGKTLWLVEQVNAEMDSLYNPTGATLAFPKDLNLNDLFFKYGVRINPDLVKDEQGSPIKLASGDQGSGTTYQDFNWKFAPQVYPISKHPIVKNLGGIKFDFANAMDTLKNGIKKTVLLQSSPYSKKVGTPVEISLNMVSEQTSPSDYLNKGNIPMAVLLEGSFHSMFENRVLPFDDKSFLKKGTDSKMIVISDGDIIKNQLDKSGQPVELGYDQRSGNLYDNKDFMMNCVNYLLDDTGLINIRSKDLDLPLLDKEKVYENYTFTQFLTIGLPIVFLGLFGLGFTFLRKRKYSK; this comes from the coding sequence ATGAAAGCATTCAATATAAAAAACGCCAAATCGTTATTGATTACTGTTGCGATAGTATTCATTTTAAACATCATTAGTAATTTCTTTTTTCATCGTTTTGATTTAACGCAAGATCATCGTTATACCCTTTCACCAACGACTTTAAGAATCATCAAAGAAGTAAAAGCGCCTTTATCTATAAAAGTATATCTGCAAGGAGAATTACCAGCTGAATTCAAGCGACTACAGCAAGAATCAAAACAGCTTTTGGAAGAATTTCAAGCTTATAATTCCAACATTATTATCGAATTTGTTGATCCTTTGGAAAACAAAGACGAAAGTATGGATAAAATTAAAGAATTGTATCGAAAAGGACTTACACCAATAAACATAACTGTTGACGATAAAGGAAAACAATCTCAATCGATGGTTTTTCCTTGGGCAATTGCAGTTTACAACAACAAAGAAGTTAATATTCCGCTGTTGAAAAACATTATGGGAACTAATACTACTCAAAAAGTAATTGGTTCTGTTCAGCATCTTGAATATTCTATATCTGATGGTATTAATAAAATCTCTAAAGGAAAACAAAAGAAAGTTGCTATCATAAAAGGAAATGGAGAGCTTCAGGAGAGACATATTGCTAAATTCCTAATGCAAGTCCGTGAAAGCTATTTCATAGGTCCTTTTACATTAGATTCGGTTGCAAAAGACCCGACAGGAACTTTAAAATCATTACAAAATTATGATTTGGCAGTAATTGCTAAACCAACTGAAGCTTTTACTGATGAAGAAAAATTGGTTCTGGATCAATTCATTATCAATGGAGGAAAAACACTGTGGTTGGTAGAACAGGTCAATGCCGAAATGGATAGTCTTTACAATCCAACAGGAGCAACATTAGCATTTCCAAAAGACTTAAATTTGAACGATTTATTCTTCAAATATGGAGTACGTATCAATCCAGACTTAGTGAAAGATGAACAAGGAAGTCCTATAAAACTGGCTAGTGGTGATCAAGGAAGCGGAACAACTTATCAAGATTTTAACTGGAAATTTGCACCGCAAGTGTATCCAATTAGTAAACACCCAATTGTAAAAAATCTGGGAGGTATCAAATTTGATTTTGCAAATGCAATGGATACATTGAAAAACGGAATTAAAAAAACAGTTCTTCTACAATCTTCACCTTACTCCAAGAAAGTAGGAACGCCGGTGGAAATCAGCTTAAATATGGTCTCCGAGCAAACTTCTCCTTCTGATTATTTGAATAAAGGAAATATTCCGATGGCAGTTTTATTAGAAGGCTCTTTTCATTCGATGTTTGAGAATCGTGTATTACCATTTGACGACAAATCCTTTTTAAAGAAAGGAACAGACAGCAAAATGATTGTAATTTCGGATGGAGATATTATAAAGAACCAATTGGATAAATCGGGACAGCCTGTAGAACTAGGTTACGACCAAAGATCTGGCAATTTATACGACAACAAAGATTTTATGATGAATTGTGTCAATTATCTATTAGATGATACTGGACTTATTAACATTAGAAGCAAAGATCTTGATTTACCCTTATTAGACAAAGAAAAAGTCTATGAAAACTATACTTTCACGCAGTTCCTAACTATCGGACTTCCAATCGTATTTTTAGGGTTATTTGGTCTAGGATTTACATTCCTTAGAAAAAGAAAATATAGTAAATAG
- a CDS encoding PhoH family protein: MNERIIELIDIAPKDFWGTHDSHLESIKKYYPKLKIVARGTTLKAFGDKDVLDEFEMRFQRLMLHFTRYNTIDDNVIERVIQSDSQEETRVFGHDKILVHGVGGKIIKAMTPNQQLLVDTMEKNDMVFAVGPAGTGKTYTGVAMAVKALKEKQVKRIILTRPAVEAGENLGFLPGDMKEKLDPYMQPLYDALRDMLPNEKLEDYILKGIIQIAPLAFMRGRTLDHAFVILDEAQNTTHSQMKMFLTRMGKSAKFMITGDPGQVDLPRRTISGLKEALLVLKDVDGIGIIYLDDKDIVRHRLVKKVIDAYKQIENNDY, encoded by the coding sequence TTGAACGAAAGAATCATAGAGCTCATCGACATTGCTCCCAAAGATTTCTGGGGCACACACGACTCACATTTAGAGTCAATTAAGAAATATTATCCAAAACTAAAAATTGTCGCCAGAGGAACTACTCTAAAAGCATTTGGAGATAAAGACGTTTTAGATGAATTTGAAATGCGTTTTCAGCGTTTAATGTTGCATTTTACGAGATATAACACTATCGATGATAATGTAATTGAGAGAGTGATTCAAAGTGATTCTCAAGAGGAAACCCGAGTATTTGGTCACGACAAAATTTTAGTTCATGGTGTAGGTGGTAAAATTATTAAAGCCATGACTCCAAATCAGCAATTGCTGGTTGATACAATGGAGAAAAATGATATGGTCTTTGCTGTTGGTCCTGCAGGAACTGGAAAAACCTATACAGGTGTAGCCATGGCTGTAAAAGCACTGAAAGAAAAACAAGTCAAGCGTATTATTTTGACTAGACCTGCTGTAGAAGCAGGAGAAAATCTTGGATTTCTTCCTGGTGATATGAAAGAAAAACTAGATCCATATATGCAGCCATTATACGATGCATTGCGGGACATGTTGCCTAACGAAAAGCTTGAAGATTATATTTTGAAAGGAATCATTCAAATTGCACCTTTGGCTTTTATGCGAGGAAGAACTTTGGATCATGCCTTTGTAATTTTGGATGAAGCTCAAAATACAACGCATTCGCAGATGAAAATGTTTTTGACACGTATGGGTAAAAGTGCTAAATTTATGATTACTGGTGACCCTGGTCAAGTAGATTTACCTCGAAGAACAATCTCAGGACTTAAAGAAGCTTTATTGGTTTTAAAAGATGTAGATGGAATTGGTATTATTTATCTTGATGATAAGGATATAGTTCGTCATAGATTGGTGAAAAAAGTGATAGATGCTTACAAACAAATTGAAAATAATGACTATTAA
- the gldF gene encoding gliding motility-associated ABC transporter permease subunit GldF — protein sequence MKSIVFREIKSFFGSPIGYLVIALFLIGNGLFLWVFEGEYNILNTGFADLTPFFTLAPWILIFLIPAVTMRSFSDEKKQGTLELLLTKPISLWEIVNGKFLGAFLLIVIAIIPTFIYVAVIWNLGSPEGNIDMGSTLGSYFGLLFLIAAYSAIGIFTSSISENQIVSFIIAVFLCFFFYFGFEGLASILPNFSSIISYFGMQDHYKSMSRGVIDTRDVIYFVSITVLFLSFTVYNLKSIKS from the coding sequence ATGAAGTCAATCGTATTTCGCGAAATAAAATCCTTTTTTGGCTCACCAATTGGATATTTAGTAATTGCTCTTTTCTTGATTGGAAACGGCTTATTTCTTTGGGTTTTTGAAGGTGAATATAATATTTTGAATACTGGTTTTGCCGATTTAACGCCTTTTTTTACTTTGGCACCATGGATTTTAATATTCTTAATTCCTGCAGTAACAATGCGTAGTTTCTCGGATGAAAAAAAACAAGGAACCCTTGAATTATTACTTACAAAACCCATCAGTCTTTGGGAAATTGTAAACGGGAAATTTCTGGGTGCATTTCTATTAATCGTAATAGCAATCATCCCTACCTTTATTTATGTTGCTGTAATTTGGAATTTAGGTTCTCCAGAAGGAAATATAGACATGGGGAGCACACTTGGATCTTATTTTGGATTATTATTTTTAATTGCAGCCTATTCAGCAATTGGAATTTTTACTTCTTCTATTTCCGAGAATCAGATAGTTTCCTTTATAATTGCTGTATTCTTATGCTTCTTTTTCTATTTTGGATTTGAAGGATTGGCTTCAATCTTGCCTAATTTTTCTTCAATTATATCCTATTTCGGAATGCAAGATCATTACAAAAGTATGAGTCGGGGTGTTATTGATACTCGGGATGTAATCTACTTTGTAAGCATTACTGTTTTATTCCTTTCCTTCACCGTTTATAATTTAAAATCTATCAAGTCGTAA
- a CDS encoding putative quinol monooxygenase — MFVRIVKLSFHEEHIPAFLENFELMKDKIRNAEGNRFLELYQDKNNKNIFFTYSYWETEKDLENYRNSELFYNVWEYTKKLFNAKPEAWSVDKLVTLA, encoded by the coding sequence ATGTTTGTACGAATAGTAAAACTGAGTTTTCATGAGGAACATATTCCAGCTTTTTTGGAAAACTTTGAATTAATGAAAGATAAAATACGAAACGCGGAAGGAAATCGTTTCCTGGAACTATATCAAGATAAAAATAACAAAAACATTTTCTTTACTTATAGTTATTGGGAAACTGAGAAAGATTTAGAAAATTATCGAAATTCGGAGCTTTTTTACAATGTCTGGGAATACACCAAAAAATTATTCAATGCAAAACCTGAGGCCTGGAGTGTAGACAAGTTAGTCACTTTGGCATAA
- a CDS encoding DNA mismatch repair protein, with product MKIYNSNSQNYSQELKAINTKYNTISFFRLVSILLFLTSLFYYIKTSESVFVISAVILFAGFVILMRIHSKLSFQKKIKAALVAINENESTYLERKSIPFQNGAEFNDFHHPYAYDLDIFGEHSLFQNLNRTATFIGKKTLAKQLLTLLPNDEILKNHQAVQELSEKLNWRQEFLAIAKVGQDNETFYKTLLQWRVYNSKPLSKAAVVILYLSPALFVSCLITYLVTSNTVFLTYLSFLFVVNLGILGNFTKRIQMEIAQSENINTIISQYSLLVQKIENESFISEKLKDLQQKLNFKNQKASAHLQKLAELFSNMETIGNFVTALLFNGTFLFNIHVLKSMIAWKKEHAVVLEEWLEVIGEFEMLNSLANFAYNNPDFVYPKLNSNYEIAFSNLSHPLLNPATRVGNEVQFQPQSFMILTGSNMSGKSTFLRSLGINMVLSGMGSPVCASQATVHPLPVLVSMRLSDSLSDSESYFFAEIKRLKQIMDELEENPAFVLLDEILRGTNSDDKRNGTIEVVKKVIAKKAIGAIATHDIEVCLTTNEYPNTLTNKCFEVEISNDELHFDYMLRDGICKNKSATFLMKKMGVI from the coding sequence TATTTTACTTTTCTTAACAAGTTTATTTTATTACATAAAAACCAGTGAATCAGTATTTGTCATATCGGCAGTAATACTGTTTGCTGGTTTTGTTATTTTGATGCGAATCCACTCTAAATTATCCTTTCAGAAAAAGATAAAAGCAGCCCTTGTTGCTATAAACGAAAATGAAAGCACCTATTTGGAACGCAAATCAATCCCGTTTCAAAATGGAGCCGAATTCAATGATTTTCATCATCCGTATGCCTACGATTTAGATATTTTTGGAGAACATTCCTTGTTTCAAAATCTAAACAGAACAGCCACTTTTATAGGTAAAAAAACCTTGGCAAAACAATTATTAACACTATTGCCAAATGACGAAATACTAAAAAATCACCAAGCAGTACAGGAATTAAGCGAGAAGTTAAATTGGCGCCAAGAGTTTTTAGCAATCGCCAAAGTAGGGCAGGATAACGAAACATTTTATAAAACCTTACTACAATGGAGAGTATACAATAGTAAACCATTGTCGAAAGCAGCAGTGGTAATTTTATATTTATCCCCAGCACTTTTTGTGAGTTGTCTTATAACTTATTTGGTGACATCAAACACGGTTTTCTTAACGTATTTATCTTTTTTGTTTGTAGTTAATTTAGGGATTTTGGGTAATTTCACAAAGCGAATTCAAATGGAAATTGCACAATCCGAAAACATCAATACAATAATTAGTCAATACAGTTTATTGGTTCAAAAAATTGAAAACGAAAGTTTTATTTCGGAAAAACTGAAAGATTTACAACAAAAATTAAACTTTAAAAACCAAAAAGCTAGCGCACATCTTCAAAAATTAGCCGAGTTGTTTTCTAATATGGAAACTATTGGCAATTTTGTAACTGCGTTATTATTCAATGGAACGTTTCTTTTTAATATCCATGTTTTAAAATCGATGATTGCTTGGAAAAAAGAACACGCAGTAGTTTTAGAAGAGTGGTTAGAGGTTATCGGAGAATTTGAAATGCTCAATAGTTTAGCAAATTTCGCATACAATAACCCTGATTTCGTGTATCCAAAACTAAATTCTAATTATGAAATCGCTTTTTCTAATCTAAGCCATCCTTTATTAAATCCAGCGACTAGAGTAGGGAACGAGGTACAGTTTCAGCCTCAATCCTTTATGATTTTGACAGGTTCAAATATGTCTGGCAAAAGTACATTCTTGCGTAGTTTAGGCATCAATATGGTGCTTTCAGGAATGGGTTCTCCAGTTTGTGCAAGTCAGGCAACCGTGCATCCATTACCAGTATTAGTCTCAATGCGACTTTCAGATTCATTATCAGATAGTGAGTCCTATTTCTTTGCCGAAATCAAGCGTTTAAAACAAATTATGGACGAATTGGAAGAAAACCCAGCTTTTGTCCTTTTGGATGAAATTCTAAGAGGTACCAACTCCGATGATAAACGCAACGGAACAATCGAAGTAGTCAAAAAAGTGATTGCAAAAAAAGCCATTGGCGCTATCGCAACTCACGATATAGAAGTTTGCCTAACTACAAATGAATACCCAAATACCCTAACCAACAAATGCTTTGAAGTTGAAATTAGCAACGATGAATTACATTTTGATTACATGCTTCGTGATGGTATTTGTAAAAACAAAAGCGCTACTTTCTTAATGAAAAAAATGGGTGTGATTTAA
- the dnaN gene encoding DNA polymerase III subunit beta, with amino-acid sequence MKFIVSSSYLLKQLQVLGSVINSNNTLPILDNFLFELNNNELTVSASDLETTMSATLTIDSKSKGSVAVPAKLLLEILKTFPEQPLTFTVQENSTIEISSNSGKYALAYAPGEEFPKSVNLDEPSVTLVPADVLATAVSKTIFAAGNDDLRPVMSGVFFQFSPEGLIFVATDAHKLVKYARSDVKASQVAEFIMPKKPLNILKSILGSSDAEVKIEYNDSNATFSFDNYILLCRLIDGKYPNYEAVIPKENPNKLLMDRSQFLSSVRRVAIFSNKTTHQIRLKVAGAELNISAEDIDYSNKAEERLTCDYQGDDMQIGFNSRFLTEMLNNLQSDMIMLEMSLPNRAGILTPIDGLEEGETVTMLVMPVMLNS; translated from the coding sequence ATGAAATTTATAGTATCGAGTTCGTACTTATTAAAACAATTACAAGTTTTAGGTAGTGTTATTAACAGCAACAATACTTTGCCTATTTTAGACAACTTCTTATTTGAATTAAATAATAACGAATTAACTGTTTCGGCTTCAGATTTAGAAACTACTATGTCTGCTACATTAACCATTGATTCTAAAAGCAAAGGAAGTGTTGCGGTTCCTGCAAAATTATTATTGGAAATCCTTAAAACTTTTCCAGAACAGCCACTAACATTCACCGTTCAAGAAAACAGTACTATAGAAATTAGTTCTAATTCAGGTAAATATGCTTTGGCATATGCTCCAGGAGAAGAATTTCCAAAATCAGTAAACTTAGACGAACCCTCAGTAACGTTAGTTCCTGCTGATGTATTAGCAACTGCTGTTAGTAAAACCATTTTTGCAGCTGGAAATGACGATTTACGTCCAGTAATGTCTGGGGTTTTCTTTCAATTTTCTCCGGAAGGTTTAATTTTTGTGGCAACAGATGCACACAAATTGGTAAAATATGCTCGCTCTGATGTAAAAGCATCACAAGTAGCAGAATTTATTATGCCTAAGAAACCTTTGAATATTTTAAAAAGTATACTTGGCTCATCTGATGCTGAAGTAAAAATAGAATACAACGATTCGAATGCAACTTTCTCGTTTGATAACTACATTTTATTATGTCGTTTAATTGATGGGAAATATCCAAATTACGAAGCGGTTATTCCGAAAGAGAATCCAAACAAATTGTTGATGGATCGTTCTCAGTTTTTGAGTTCTGTACGTCGTGTTGCTATTTTCTCAAACAAAACAACACACCAAATTCGTTTGAAAGTGGCTGGTGCCGAATTGAATATTTCTGCTGAAGATATTGATTATTCTAACAAAGCAGAAGAAAGATTGACTTGTGATTATCAAGGAGACGATATGCAAATAGGTTTCAACTCTCGTTTCCTGACTGAAATGTTGAACAACCTTCAATCAGATATGATAATGCTTGAAATGTCATTACCTAACAGAGCCGGAATTCTTACTCCTATTGATGGATTAGAAGAGGGTGAAACCGTAACAATGCTTGTAATGCCAGTAATGCTAAACAGCTAG
- a CDS encoding S-adenosyl-l-methionine hydroxide adenosyltransferase family protein codes for MSIITLTTDYGLKDHFVGSLKGKILSEYSDASIIDISHYIDPFNTAEASYVISASYNSFPKGTVHIIGVDLEANKENQHIVMQWNDHFFIAADNGILSMLSQKIIPQKIVAITIHDRLHNEATDLDVFVKVACHIAKGGVLSVIGKEIKNLKQVTDLQVIFTEDGNQLKGNVIYIDHFGNVVTNISKKQFLECSKGRAYEITFKTQIIKTILPYYSAIASSDKYPVKYYEGQKLAIFNEAGFLEIAIFRSNPLTVGSASTLLGLNYRDVVSIKFV; via the coding sequence ATGTCAATAATTACCCTTACTACCGATTACGGCTTGAAAGACCATTTTGTTGGTTCATTGAAAGGGAAAATATTATCTGAGTATTCTGACGCTTCAATTATTGATATTTCACATTACATTGATCCATTTAACACCGCAGAAGCCAGTTATGTAATTTCGGCTTCTTATAATAGCTTCCCAAAAGGAACTGTTCATATTATTGGAGTGGATCTGGAAGCCAATAAAGAAAATCAACATATTGTTATGCAATGGAACGATCATTTCTTTATTGCAGCCGATAATGGTATATTAAGTATGCTTTCGCAAAAGATAATTCCTCAAAAAATCGTTGCTATAACCATTCATGACCGTTTACATAACGAGGCTACTGATCTTGATGTATTTGTCAAAGTAGCTTGTCATATTGCAAAAGGTGGAGTTTTAAGTGTAATTGGCAAAGAAATTAAAAACTTAAAACAAGTAACTGATTTACAAGTAATTTTCACAGAAGATGGAAATCAATTGAAAGGGAATGTAATATATATTGATCATTTTGGCAATGTTGTCACTAATATTTCTAAAAAACAGTTTTTAGAATGTTCTAAAGGAAGAGCCTATGAAATCACTTTTAAAACCCAAATTATAAAAACAATTTTACCTTATTATTCGGCTATTGCCAGTTCAGATAAATATCCTGTAAAATATTATGAAGGTCAAAAACTGGCTATTTTTAATGAGGCAGGTTTTCTGGAAATAGCCATTTTTAGAAGTAATCCTTTAACAGTAGGTTCGGCCAGTACACTATTAGGTCTTAATTACAGAGATGTTGTCTCTATAAAATTTGTTTAA